The following proteins are co-located in the Chryseobacterium daecheongense genome:
- a CDS encoding Lrp/AsnC family transcriptional regulator, with amino-acid sequence MERLDDKDLQLLRILQKNAKLTVKELAKEINLSPSPVFERVKRLEQEGYIKHYAAVLEAEKLNRGFTVFCQVKLKIHDRSVGNEFVQEITLIDEVAECYNISGDFDFLLKVQVRDMKHYQDFVFNKLGSVDSIGSTHSTFVMAEVKNNHGVTI; translated from the coding sequence GTGGAAAGACTAGACGATAAAGACCTTCAATTGTTGAGAATCCTTCAAAAAAATGCAAAATTGACCGTTAAAGAATTGGCAAAGGAAATTAATCTTTCTCCATCTCCTGTTTTTGAGCGTGTTAAAAGGTTGGAGCAGGAGGGTTATATCAAACATTATGCGGCTGTCCTGGAAGCTGAGAAACTGAATCGTGGTTTTACAGTTTTCTGTCAGGTTAAATTAAAGATCCACGACAGGTCTGTGGGAAATGAGTTTGTACAGGAAATTACACTGATAGACGAAGTGGCGGAATGCTATAATATTTCGGGCGATTTTGATTTCCTTCTCAAAGTTCAGGTACGCGATATGAAACACTACCAGGATTTTGTATTTAATAAATTAGGTTCCGTCGACTCGATAGGAAGCACACACAGTACTTTTGTAATGGCAGAAGTGAAGAATAACCATGGAGTTACTATATAG
- a CDS encoding efflux RND transporter permease subunit: MKLAEISIKRPSLVIVLFTILTLGGILSYTLMGYELIPKFETNMVTISTTYPGASPAEVETSVTRKIEDAVGSLENVKKVESSSYESLSVIMVQLNDGADVDYALNDAQRKVNAVLKDLPDDVDPPSLNKFSLDDLPIITMSVSSNKLNNKELYDLLDKKIEPIFSRVNGVAQVDLVGGQEREIQVNLDEKKLQGYGLSIGDVQQAILSSNLDFPTGSLKSRTTKSTIRLSGKYKSIQEMNNLVVSNKDGAQVRLSDIATVFDSQKDVEKVARFNQFPTILMQVKKQSDANAVAVSESVQKTIAKVEEAYKVQGIKVKVVNDTTDFTLESANHVIFDLFLAIVLVAIVMLLFLHSIRNAFIVMVSIPASLIAAFIGMNLMGYTLNLMSLLGLSLVVGILVDDAIVVLENIYRHMEMGKSKIRAAYDGASEIGFTVAAITLVIVVVFLPIAMSSGLVANILGQFCVTVVIATLLSLLASFTIIPWLSSRFGKLEHLTGKNWFEKFILWFEGLIDKFTHWITGILEWCLKSTLRRISTVVITFIILISSFMLVAFGFIGGEFFPPIDRGQFLVQMELSKDATVEKTNQLTLDVEKFLRNDKDVVDLITTVGQQSTGFGGAQATTYQSEVQVNLTDKSERAESTNIKAAKVKRALEEKFTGVEFKTAPIGILGAENAPIEMVVTAPDNATAVKEATRILELLKKVPGAVDAELSTDTGNPEVQVNIDRDKMASLGLNLQSVGQTMQTAFNGNTDGKYRAGEYEYDINIRFGDANRQSIDDVKNLMFTNPRGEKVRLSQFAEVKMGSGPSLLERRDKSPSVKVRAKAVGRPVGDVANEWADQFMKSDKKPIGVDYIWSGDMENQQEGFGTLGIALLAAIVLVYLVMVSLYDSFVYPFVVLFSIPLAMIGVMVILALTANSLNIFTMLGMIMLIGLVAKNAILIVDFTNARKAAGSNTHDALIQANHARLRPILMTTIAMIFGMLPIALASGAGAEFNKGLAWVVIGGLTSSLFLTLIIVPVVYSLFDSILRRMGQHEKTDYEAEMKADYEHRELSDDGFTPKHLD, translated from the coding sequence ATGAAGTTAGCAGAAATATCGATCAAAAGACCCTCGTTGGTAATTGTATTATTTACAATTCTGACACTGGGGGGTATCCTGAGTTATACACTCATGGGATACGAATTGATTCCGAAGTTTGAAACCAATATGGTAACAATTTCTACGACCTATCCGGGAGCTTCGCCTGCAGAGGTGGAAACTTCCGTGACCCGGAAAATTGAAGATGCCGTAGGTTCTTTGGAAAATGTAAAAAAAGTAGAGTCTTCTTCATATGAAAGTTTATCCGTGATCATGGTTCAGCTGAACGATGGAGCGGATGTGGATTATGCTTTGAATGATGCTCAGCGTAAAGTAAATGCAGTTCTTAAAGACCTTCCGGATGATGTAGATCCGCCTTCACTGAATAAATTCTCATTGGATGATTTACCTATTATTACGATGAGTGTTTCTTCGAATAAATTGAATAACAAAGAACTTTATGACCTTTTAGATAAAAAAATAGAGCCTATTTTCTCCCGTGTAAACGGAGTAGCGCAGGTTGATCTTGTAGGTGGACAGGAAAGAGAGATTCAGGTGAATCTTGATGAGAAAAAATTGCAGGGTTATGGACTTTCCATCGGAGATGTTCAGCAGGCAATCCTTTCATCCAACCTGGATTTCCCTACAGGAAGTTTGAAATCGAGAACGACAAAATCTACGATCAGATTATCCGGAAAATATAAATCGATCCAGGAAATGAACAACCTTGTTGTTTCCAATAAAGATGGAGCTCAGGTTCGTTTATCCGATATTGCTACTGTTTTCGACTCTCAGAAAGATGTTGAGAAAGTGGCGAGATTTAACCAGTTTCCGACGATTTTAATGCAGGTTAAAAAACAGTCTGATGCGAATGCGGTTGCTGTATCTGAAAGTGTTCAGAAAACCATAGCAAAAGTAGAAGAAGCGTATAAAGTTCAGGGGATAAAAGTGAAGGTAGTAAATGATACTACGGATTTTACTCTTGAATCTGCCAACCACGTTATTTTTGACTTGTTCCTGGCAATCGTCCTTGTAGCTATTGTGATGTTATTATTCCTTCACAGTATCAGAAATGCCTTTATCGTAATGGTCTCTATTCCGGCTTCGTTAATTGCAGCCTTCATTGGAATGAACCTGATGGGGTATACACTGAACCTGATGAGTTTATTAGGACTATCCCTAGTGGTTGGTATCCTTGTGGATGATGCGATTGTGGTGTTGGAAAACATTTACCGTCACATGGAGATGGGTAAAAGTAAGATCAGGGCTGCGTATGATGGAGCGTCTGAAATTGGATTTACGGTTGCTGCAATTACATTGGTAATCGTGGTGGTATTCCTTCCGATTGCAATGAGTTCAGGTCTTGTAGCAAACATCCTTGGGCAATTTTGCGTCACGGTTGTTATTGCAACCTTATTATCATTGTTGGCATCATTTACCATTATCCCTTGGTTATCATCAAGATTTGGTAAGTTGGAGCACTTAACAGGTAAAAACTGGTTTGAAAAATTCATTCTTTGGTTTGAAGGACTGATTGATAAATTCACACACTGGATCACAGGCATTCTTGAGTGGTGTCTGAAGTCAACGTTAAGAAGGATATCAACGGTAGTGATCACCTTTATTATTCTGATCTCTTCGTTCATGTTGGTAGCATTTGGTTTCATTGGTGGTGAATTCTTTCCTCCAATCGACCGTGGTCAGTTCTTAGTTCAAATGGAATTATCAAAAGATGCGACCGTTGAAAAGACCAACCAGTTAACTTTAGATGTAGAGAAGTTTTTAAGAAATGATAAAGATGTTGTGGATCTGATTACCACTGTTGGTCAGCAGTCAACAGGTTTTGGTGGAGCTCAGGCAACGACTTATCAGTCTGAAGTTCAGGTAAACCTTACTGATAAATCTGAGCGTGCTGAAAGTACGAACATCAAAGCAGCTAAAGTAAAAAGAGCATTAGAAGAGAAATTTACAGGAGTTGAGTTTAAAACGGCTCCAATTGGTATCCTGGGTGCTGAAAATGCACCGATCGAAATGGTTGTAACAGCTCCTGATAATGCTACAGCAGTAAAAGAGGCAACAAGAATTCTGGAACTATTGAAAAAAGTTCCCGGGGCAGTAGATGCTGAACTATCAACAGATACCGGTAATCCTGAAGTTCAGGTAAATATTGACAGAGATAAAATGGCTTCTTTAGGCCTGAATCTTCAGAGTGTAGGACAAACAATGCAGACAGCATTCAACGGAAACACAGATGGGAAATACAGAGCCGGAGAATATGAATATGATATCAATATCCGTTTTGGTGATGCAAATAGACAATCTATTGATGATGTTAAGAACCTGATGTTCACAAATCCTAGAGGAGAAAAGGTTCGTTTGAGTCAGTTTGCAGAAGTGAAAATGGGTTCAGGACCAAGCTTACTTGAGCGTAGAGATAAATCTCCTTCCGTAAAAGTAAGAGCAAAGGCGGTAGGTAGACCTGTGGGGGATGTTGCGAATGAATGGGCAGACCAGTTCATGAAGAGCGATAAAAAACCTATCGGAGTGGATTACATCTGGAGTGGTGATATGGAAAACCAGCAGGAAGGTTTCGGTACTTTAGGTATTGCCTTATTGGCAGCTATCGTATTGGTTTACCTGGTAATGGTTTCCTTATATGATAGTTTTGTTTATCCGTTTGTGGTATTGTTCTCGATTCCGCTTGCGATGATCGGAGTTATGGTTATCCTTGCCTTAACAGCAAATTCACTGAACATCTTTACGATGTTAGGGATGATCATGTTGATTGGTCTTGTGGCGAAGAATGCGATCCTGATTGTTGACTTTACCAATGCTAGAAAAGCAGCAGGATCAAATACACACGATGCCTTGATTCAGGCTAACCATGCTCGTCTTCGTCCGATTCTTATGACAACCATCGCGATGATCTTCGGGATGTTGCCAATTGCATTGGCAAGTGGAGCAGGAGCCGAATTTAATAAAGGTCTGGCTTGGGTAGTTATCGGTGGTTTAACATCGTCTCTATTCCTTACCTTGATCATCGTACCAGTAGTATACTCTCTATTTGATTCAATTCTAAGAAGAATGGGTCAGCATGAGAAAACAGATTATGAGGCTGAAATGAAGGCTGATTACGAGCACAGAGAACTAAGTGATGACGGATTTACTCCTAAACATTTAGATTAA
- a CDS encoding HNH endonuclease encodes MIEHFNEICEFRQKNPIVKGKVIKTDDPILVNVKSSLKNLKKELESKYKIFNGINLSIEVSKGAANFPHVTHICILPPNQKVSNGIYVAICFDKAGKGAVVGCLESKTNPKGLNVKLRKKGKIAPKIDVDGGGQNTKYNNVFENPKEFYYKLENNYELEDHISRSLSICLYNLSLIEDSSYLQANDYLMSSINQKEIEHFNFKTIKDDRKKIAVYIHLRRGQKNFRNKLIETYNKKCAVTGCEIIEMLEAAHIYPYKGSNTNKIQNGLLLRSDIHTLFDLGLISINPENYTIEVSHKVFKDNYYSNLKGSKIYLPKRNESYPDKNSLKNHFENIFIK; translated from the coding sequence ATGATTGAACATTTTAATGAAATATGTGAATTTCGCCAAAAAAATCCTATAGTAAAGGGAAAAGTCATTAAAACTGACGACCCAATTTTAGTGAATGTTAAAAGTTCTCTTAAAAACCTTAAAAAAGAATTAGAAAGTAAATATAAAATTTTTAATGGTATCAATCTTTCCATAGAGGTTTCCAAAGGAGCAGCTAACTTCCCACATGTAACACATATCTGTATTTTACCCCCTAATCAAAAAGTATCAAATGGTATTTATGTAGCAATATGTTTTGATAAAGCAGGTAAAGGAGCTGTTGTAGGATGTTTAGAATCTAAAACAAATCCAAAAGGATTAAATGTAAAGCTTAGAAAAAAAGGAAAAATAGCCCCTAAAATTGATGTTGACGGAGGCGGACAAAATACCAAATATAACAATGTTTTCGAAAACCCTAAAGAGTTTTATTATAAACTAGAAAATAATTATGAGTTAGAAGACCATATAAGTAGATCACTAAGTATTTGCCTTTATAATTTATCGTTAATAGAAGATTCTAGCTATTTACAGGCTAATGATTATTTAATGTCATCTATTAATCAAAAAGAAATTGAGCACTTTAATTTCAAAACTATAAAAGATGACAGAAAAAAAATTGCTGTTTATATTCATTTAAGAAGGGGACAAAAAAATTTCAGAAATAAACTTATTGAAACATATAATAAAAAATGTGCAGTAACTGGATGCGAAATTATTGAAATGTTAGAAGCTGCACATATATATCCTTATAAAGGCTCTAACACTAATAAAATACAAAATGGTCTCTTATTGCGTTCAGATATCCATACTTTATTTGATTTAGGGTTAATAAGTATAAACCCTGAAAACTATACTATTGAAGTAAGTCACAAAGTTTTTAAAGATAATTATTACTCAAATCTAAAAGGTAGTAAAATATATTTACCAAAAAGAAATGAAAGTTATCCCGACAAAAATTCTCTTAAAAATCATTTCGAAAATATCTTCATTAAGTAA
- a CDS encoding TolC family protein — protein sequence MKRKRITAQKLKIGIAAAFMIFGYSSVHAQQQVSLKEAIQQALKNKAEAKKAALQVKKAEYKIDEARAGALPQISANISNTFNPILQKSVLPGEILGMPGQMIPVTFGTKWQSVNSVTLNQNIFDQRVFIGLKAAKSTREFYILNSQLTNEQIIENVATAYYQVFVQEENLKTIEASYANTERVRNVIKSLVDNGLAKSIDLDRTNVQLNNIGSNRQQLINGVEVAKNSLKFYMGVPIETPIELEEKTIEPNPQLLATNVSLEQRSELKVLNKQRELLQFSKKATEAYLYPTVGLTANYGWQGLGNKFPYFTGSSQGTNWSDFASIGLAIKVPIFMGGQTKAQIQQAEIDIQDLDQDIEKTKLSLNLDYKNAISNMENAIINIESMKNNVGLAERVQSNTQSNYQYGLATLTEVLDSENALTQAKQNYANALLDYKQAEIKLIKAKGELNTLENQ from the coding sequence ATGAAAAGAAAACGTATAACTGCACAAAAGCTAAAAATAGGGATAGCTGCAGCATTTATGATTTTCGGTTACTCATCGGTACATGCTCAGCAACAGGTTTCTTTAAAAGAAGCCATTCAGCAGGCCCTGAAAAATAAGGCAGAAGCTAAGAAAGCTGCTTTACAGGTAAAAAAAGCTGAATATAAGATTGATGAAGCCAGAGCCGGTGCTTTACCGCAGATCAGTGCTAATATCAGCAATACCTTTAATCCTATTTTACAGAAGTCTGTTCTTCCTGGTGAGATTTTAGGAATGCCGGGACAGATGATTCCGGTGACGTTCGGAACAAAATGGCAGTCTGTAAACTCTGTAACGCTTAACCAGAATATTTTTGACCAGAGAGTATTCATCGGTTTAAAAGCGGCTAAATCTACCCGTGAGTTTTATATTCTTAATTCACAGCTGACCAATGAACAAATCATTGAAAATGTAGCGACAGCTTATTATCAGGTTTTTGTTCAGGAAGAAAATCTTAAGACGATTGAAGCCAGTTATGCTAATACGGAAAGGGTAAGAAATGTGATCAAAAGCTTAGTTGATAACGGCCTTGCTAAATCTATCGACCTGGACCGTACCAATGTTCAGCTTAATAATATAGGATCGAACAGGCAACAGCTGATCAACGGAGTGGAAGTGGCTAAAAATTCATTGAAGTTTTATATGGGAGTTCCTATTGAAACACCGATAGAGCTTGAAGAAAAAACAATCGAACCCAATCCGCAGCTTTTAGCAACCAATGTGAGCCTGGAACAAAGATCTGAATTAAAAGTACTAAATAAACAAAGAGAGTTATTACAGTTTAGTAAAAAAGCAACAGAAGCTTATCTTTATCCTACGGTGGGATTAACAGCCAATTACGGATGGCAGGGACTAGGAAATAAATTTCCTTATTTCACAGGATCTTCTCAGGGAACCAACTGGAGTGATTTTGCTTCCATAGGTCTGGCCATTAAAGTTCCGATTTTTATGGGTGGCCAAACCAAGGCTCAGATTCAACAGGCTGAAATCGATATTCAGGATCTGGATCAGGATATTGAGAAAACTAAGCTTAGCCTAAACCTGGATTATAAAAATGCTATTTCCAATATGGAAAATGCGATCATCAATATCGAAAGCATGAAGAATAATGTAGGACTGGCAGAAAGGGTTCAAAGCAACACACAATCCAATTATCAGTATGGTTTAGCAACACTTACAGAAGTTCTGGATTCTGAAAATGCCCTTACTCAGGCAAAACAGAATTATGCGAATGCATTGCTGGATTATAAGCAGGCTGAGATCAAACTGATCAAAGCTAAAGGAGAATTAAATACATTAGAAAACCAATAA
- a CDS encoding Crp/Fnr family transcriptional regulator, whose product MSPDKNALAKILSNFEQEELPNKTLLTEEGKMARKFYYLKKGVARGWLNNDGKEITFQFLFEGNFISSWESLFYNSPSIYNIETIEPCTVYSTSIEDFRQIIENNPDSKELYYSYLQERLLKYQKLFISRIKDSAEERYNELIKQSPEIFRRVPQYYIASYLGITSVSLSRIRGKKI is encoded by the coding sequence ATGTCCCCAGATAAAAACGCCTTGGCTAAAATCCTTAGTAATTTCGAACAGGAAGAATTACCCAACAAAACCTTGCTAACGGAAGAAGGTAAGATGGCGCGTAAATTTTACTATCTCAAAAAAGGAGTTGCCAGAGGTTGGCTTAATAATGACGGTAAGGAAATTACATTTCAGTTTTTGTTTGAAGGAAACTTTATTTCGTCTTGGGAAAGTCTGTTTTATAATTCTCCAAGTATTTATAATATCGAAACGATAGAACCCTGTACTGTATATAGCACTTCTATTGAGGATTTCAGACAAATAATTGAAAATAATCCGGACAGCAAGGAACTTTATTACAGCTATCTACAGGAACGCTTACTTAAATATCAGAAGCTCTTTATTTCCCGTATAAAAGATTCTGCAGAGGAAAGATATAATGAGCTTATAAAGCAATCCCCCGAGATTTTCCGCCGGGTTCCTCAGTATTATATTGCATCTTATCTTGGTATCACTTCTGTATCATTAAGCAGGATCAGAGGAAAAAAAATCTAG
- the metE gene encoding 5-methyltetrahydropteroyltriglutamate--homocysteine S-methyltransferase gives MQTHILGYPRIGSNRELKKACELYWAGKTSLQELLEAGKKIRKQNWELQQEAGIDLIPSNDFSFYDQVLDMTLSVGAIPSRYQDITPNELDLYFAMARGYQKDEHDITAMEMTKWFDTNYHYIVPEFQKDQQFKLFSNKIVNEFIEAKEAGIHTKPIILGLVTYLLLGKEKEEGFDKLDLAQNLLPVYVEILKELEKNGAEWIQLDEPFLALDLDQKAKEVYQNIYAEIAKQFPNLKFIVTTYFDGLKDNLSLATTLPVDALHIDLVRAPEQLDEVINAIPETLILSLGVVDGRNIWKNDFNQSLVFIKKAIAALGSERVFIAPSCSLLHSPFDLDLEKNENILFPEIKQWMAFAKQKVYEIVTLKKLASENPDYNTLQELAENKKAIENRKVSTLIHNQDVKNRVAVTTESDAQRNSPFNVRKEAQQNALELPLFPTTTIGSFPQTKEVRSWRAQFKKGDLTAQKYDQLLKEETQRTIQWQEEIGIDVLVHGEFERNDMVEYFGEQLAGFAFTQNGWVQSYGSRCVKPPVIYGDVHRPQPMTVYWSQYAQSLTQKWVKGMLTGPVTILQWSFVRDDQPRSTTCKQIALAIRDEVNDLEKAGIRIIQIDEPAIREGLPLRKAEWQNYLQWAVEAFRISASGVEDATQIHTHMCYSEFNDIIHNIADMDADVITIECSRSQMELLNAFADFKYPNEIGPGVYDIHSPRVPSKEEMVALLKKAQAVIPAEQLWVNPDCGLKTRHWEETEKALIAMVAASKEVAAAYSTEKV, from the coding sequence ATGCAAACACACATCCTTGGCTATCCGCGAATCGGTAGCAACAGAGAACTTAAAAAAGCCTGCGAACTATATTGGGCAGGTAAAACATCGTTACAGGAACTTTTAGAGGCAGGAAAAAAGATCAGAAAGCAAAACTGGGAACTACAACAAGAAGCCGGAATTGATCTGATTCCATCCAATGACTTTTCTTTTTATGATCAGGTATTGGACATGACACTATCCGTTGGAGCTATTCCTTCCCGTTATCAGGATATTACACCAAATGAGCTAGATCTTTACTTTGCTATGGCCAGAGGCTATCAGAAAGACGAGCACGATATTACAGCCATGGAAATGACAAAATGGTTTGATACCAATTATCATTATATCGTTCCAGAATTCCAAAAAGATCAGCAATTCAAATTATTCTCCAATAAAATCGTCAATGAGTTTATTGAAGCGAAGGAAGCAGGAATTCATACAAAGCCTATTATCCTTGGATTGGTAACCTATTTATTATTAGGAAAAGAAAAAGAAGAAGGTTTTGATAAATTGGATTTAGCACAAAATCTGCTTCCGGTTTACGTCGAGATCTTAAAAGAGCTTGAAAAAAACGGAGCAGAATGGATCCAGCTGGATGAGCCGTTTTTAGCACTAGACCTTGATCAGAAAGCAAAAGAAGTTTACCAGAACATTTATGCTGAAATTGCCAAACAGTTTCCGAACCTTAAATTCATTGTGACCACCTATTTTGATGGGTTAAAAGATAACCTTTCATTGGCCACTACTCTACCTGTTGATGCACTACACATTGATCTGGTAAGAGCCCCGGAACAATTGGATGAGGTCATCAATGCAATTCCTGAAACATTAATCCTCTCATTAGGAGTCGTAGACGGAAGAAATATCTGGAAAAACGATTTCAATCAGTCTCTGGTTTTCATCAAAAAAGCTATTGCAGCATTAGGTTCTGAAAGAGTTTTCATTGCACCGTCATGTTCATTACTTCATTCTCCTTTCGATCTTGACCTGGAGAAAAATGAAAATATACTATTTCCGGAGATCAAACAATGGATGGCTTTTGCTAAGCAAAAAGTTTATGAAATTGTTACCTTAAAAAAATTAGCTTCAGAAAACCCGGATTACAACACTTTACAGGAATTAGCTGAAAATAAAAAAGCTATTGAAAACCGAAAAGTTTCAACACTAATTCATAATCAGGATGTGAAAAACCGTGTTGCTGTAACTACAGAAAGTGACGCACAGAGAAACAGTCCTTTTAATGTGAGAAAAGAAGCACAGCAGAACGCATTGGAGCTTCCTTTATTTCCGACAACAACAATTGGGTCTTTTCCTCAAACCAAAGAAGTAAGAAGCTGGAGAGCTCAATTCAAGAAAGGAGACCTGACTGCCCAAAAATATGATCAGCTGCTTAAAGAAGAAACACAGAGAACCATCCAATGGCAAGAGGAAATCGGAATTGATGTATTGGTACATGGAGAATTTGAACGCAACGATATGGTCGAGTATTTTGGGGAACAGCTCGCAGGATTTGCATTTACTCAAAACGGATGGGTTCAAAGCTACGGAAGCCGTTGTGTAAAACCACCGGTTATTTATGGAGACGTTCACAGGCCTCAGCCAATGACGGTTTATTGGTCTCAATATGCCCAGTCATTAACTCAAAAATGGGTAAAAGGAATGTTGACCGGCCCTGTAACCATTCTTCAATGGTCATTTGTACGTGATGATCAGCCTCGTTCTACCACCTGTAAGCAGATTGCTTTGGCAATCCGTGATGAAGTAAACGATCTTGAAAAAGCAGGAATCAGAATTATCCAGATCGATGAACCAGCTATCAGAGAAGGTCTTCCTTTGCGTAAGGCAGAATGGCAAAATTACCTTCAATGGGCTGTAGAAGCTTTCAGAATTTCTGCAAGTGGTGTTGAGGATGCTACACAAATCCACACGCATATGTGTTATTCCGAGTTTAATGACATTATCCACAATATCGCCGATATGGATGCCGATGTCATCACGATAGAATGCTCAAGAAGCCAAATGGAGTTATTAAATGCTTTCGCAGACTTTAAATATCCAAACGAGATCGGCCCAGGAGTGTATGACATTCACTCTCCAAGAGTTCCATCAAAAGAGGAAATGGTTGCATTGCTGAAAAAAGCACAAGCCGTAATCCCGGCAGAACAGCTTTGGGTAAATCCAGATTGCGGATTGAAAACCCGTCATTGGGAAGAAACAGAAAAAGCACTGATCGCAATGGTAGCAGCTTCGAAAGAAGTGGCTGCAGCTTATTCGACTGAGAAAGTTTAG
- a CDS encoding efflux RND transporter periplasmic adaptor subunit, translated as MKKTLIYIIVAAVLIGLAAYKIAGNKEKQTQEVKEVAKQVDKINVNVVTVKRENIDTDYSANGTFLPKQEMNQSSEIAGRIVSVLVKEGSRVSAGQTLATIKRDAIEVDVSQAQNNLQNAIIDNQRYENAYKTGGVTKQQLDNSRLQLKNMQAAVKAQGVRVNDTSIRAGISGTINKKMVEPGTVVSVGTSMFEIVNINTLKLSVLVDESQVGKIQLGQVVPISVNVLPEDSFSGRITFIAPKSDASLNFPVEIEVPNKGNLKAGMYATAVFKTNNGAETQNMLTVPAEAFVNGVSSGQLFIVQNGTAKLIKVTIGKVYGDKVQILTGLTEGQQVITSGQINLDNGSKINIVK; from the coding sequence ATGAAAAAAACTTTAATATATATCATCGTAGCGGCTGTACTTATTGGTTTAGCAGCTTATAAGATTGCGGGAAACAAAGAAAAACAGACACAGGAAGTAAAAGAAGTTGCCAAGCAGGTTGATAAGATCAACGTTAATGTGGTAACCGTAAAGAGAGAAAATATCGATACGGATTATTCAGCGAATGGAACGTTTCTTCCAAAGCAGGAAATGAATCAGTCTTCTGAAATTGCAGGACGTATTGTAAGTGTTTTAGTAAAAGAAGGTTCAAGAGTTTCTGCAGGTCAGACTTTAGCAACTATTAAAAGAGATGCTATTGAGGTAGATGTATCACAGGCTCAAAATAACTTACAAAACGCAATTATCGACAATCAGCGTTATGAAAATGCTTATAAAACAGGAGGAGTTACCAAGCAACAGCTTGATAATTCAAGATTACAGCTTAAAAATATGCAGGCTGCTGTAAAAGCTCAGGGTGTAAGAGTAAATGATACCAGCATCCGGGCAGGGATCAGCGGTACAATTAATAAAAAAATGGTGGAGCCTGGAACTGTAGTTTCAGTGGGAACTTCCATGTTTGAGATCGTTAATATCAATACCTTAAAACTTTCCGTTCTGGTGGATGAAAGCCAGGTTGGGAAAATCCAGTTAGGTCAGGTAGTTCCAATTAGCGTAAATGTTCTACCTGAAGATTCTTTCAGTGGAAGAATTACATTTATTGCTCCTAAAAGTGATGCTTCTTTAAATTTCCCGGTAGAAATTGAAGTTCCGAACAAAGGAAACCTGAAAGCCGGTATGTATGCAACTGCAGTATTCAAAACAAACAACGGAGCTGAAACTCAGAACATGCTTACTGTTCCTGCGGAAGCATTTGTAAACGGGGTGAGCTCTGGCCAGTTGTTTATCGTTCAAAATGGAACTGCCAAATTGATCAAAGTAACGATCGGGAAAGTGTACGGAGATAAAGTACAGATTCTTACAGGTCTTACTGAAGGTCAACAGGTAATTACCAGCGGACAGATCAACTTGGATAATGGGTCAAAAATCAATATTGTAAAGTAG
- a CDS encoding KTSC domain-containing protein: MKRVGEHRKLLGVDKTVTLQELKTIYRNTMKDSHPDKFINDEAGKLEAEEKSKSVIEAYHFLVSINPETQEKYKEEYVETTTKSNIHDFYFEKQVLKIQHLNGMMYEYLGVPRNTYIKMVNADSPSRFARRHIYGNFIYRKSGEAMAD, encoded by the coding sequence ATGAAAAGAGTTGGTGAACATAGAAAGCTTCTTGGGGTAGATAAAACAGTAACATTACAGGAGTTAAAAACCATTTACAGAAATACGATGAAAGATTCTCATCCTGATAAATTCATCAACGATGAAGCCGGGAAACTGGAAGCTGAAGAAAAAAGCAAATCTGTGATTGAAGCTTACCATTTTTTGGTGAGCATTAACCCTGAAACACAGGAAAAGTATAAGGAGGAATATGTAGAAACAACTACAAAATCTAATATTCACGATTTCTATTTTGAAAAACAGGTTCTGAAGATCCAGCATTTAAACGGAATGATGTATGAATACCTGGGAGTACCAAGAAACACCTATATCAAAATGGTAAATGCTGATTCACCAAGCCGTTTTGCAAGAAGACACATTTACGGAAACTTCATCTACAGAAAGTCAGGTGAAGCCATGGCAGATTAA